The genomic segment ATTCATCACTACTGCAGCTGCTCAGCGATTCGAGGCTCTGTTACTCCGAAAATTCCTTCCTCAACAGAGTTTGGATGTCACAGATGAAAACCTAGCCAATGTGCGTCttgtagttgctgaagcaggaCTCATCTACACGGTCTTTGACAGTATGGCTTTTCAGCCCACAGTAGTTCGGGAGTTCATAGCAAACCTGCCTGATGCTGAGCCGCGAGATGATGGGGTAGCAGTATATGTTCGAGGGTCCATGGTGGTCTTTTCTCCAAGTTTGCTCAATGCCATGTTTTGCATTCCTGGGTTTGAAGAGGACCCGAGCTGGCGTGAAGAAAATATTGatcgtgtgtgtgtgtttctcaCTCAGGGACGCGTCAAGCGCAGAGAAGACATGAGCTCGAAGTGGTTAACTGCCACGAATCAGGTCCTGTACAAACCGGTGTGCTCTAACTGGATCCCAACCACAAGCTACACTGCTATGAACTCTGAGCGTCTGCGCTTTCTCTACATGATGTATGTCAGTCGCGGGTTTGACATTGGGAAGCTGGTCTATGACCAAGTCGTGTCGATGGCTGATAACACTGAGGCTGACAAGAAGCGTCGGATCATCTTTCCAAACCTCATCCAGCAAGTTCTACTGTACCAGCGTAACATACCACCTGACAAACAGGATGTAGATGAGACGGGGTTTCAGAAACATGTCGTCAAGGACATCAAAGCCGGATTAGGTTCAGGAAGTGTCTCTCGTGCTCCAAATCTCGAGGAAGACATCGAGGAGCTCATTACAGATCTCAAGGCCCTTCGCATGCGTCTGAGGAGTAAGGATCTTCTAGGGGAGTAACGTTTTTCTTTCTTGAACTTGTGTACTTGACACTAATGTTTTTATCTGCTTGTGCATCTCTGCAGGGGGAGAATATGAAGGAGATGGTACTAGTACCCGTGGTGCCTGAAGTTGAAACAAGCGTAGCTAGCTTTTCAAGTTGTTGTTATGTTTCCGCTGCTGTGTTTCTGTGTTCTTAGGATGTCGAACTAGCCTCATTTTCATCTTTGATGGCTTTTGTGTTTCTTCGGATGTAATAATCAGACCATCTATGGAAGTATCATGGTTTTATGCTTCGAAGGATTCTAAGGTCACTGGTTTTGTGTACACTAACCTGGTACTTTGAACATTAGTCTATGTTTGCTTGGTTTGTGATTGCAGGTTGCAGAGGTTGCTACATTCAGAtaaaaagggggagaatgtTAGCTCTGGAATTAGAGCTGGTTCAATGAAAAACAGAGGATGGTTTACCCAGACGGTTTGATGTGCCACATACCGGTTCGAGTTGTTACTGAACGATGAGGTGGCTACCGCTGATTGGATGAGTGATGCTTTGGCACAAAGCAGTCACGAAGATCACATTAACAAGATACTAGGAACAAGAAGATCTTGTGTAACAGAGTATATAAGAATGTAACTAGCAGGGGGTCTATGTTACACTTTTGGGAATTAAGATAGACGAGCAAGAGTGTGTTCTTGACTGCGATCTGAGTATAGCTTAAAGGTGAAGTTTGTCAGCCTTTAGAGCTTGGGTAGTTTAAGAATTGGTTCGTCTCAAGTCGATCTGTGACGTTGAGTAAATCGAATTAGACAGATCTAGATAGATTGTCTAAAGGATTCTTAAATAAAGGAAATTTCTATTGAGAAAGATTCAAGAGTCATTTCATTGGTATCCACTTGCACTTTCACCAGAGATGGAGATGCATATCCCTATGCATGTGGTGACGGAGGAGGTCCTTACGAGACTACCTGCTAAACCATTGATGAGTTTCTCAAAGCTTTTGTCAGAGATGCCTATTCCTATGCATGTGGTCACGGAGGAGATCCTTACGAGACTGCCTGCTAAATCACTGATGAGGTTCAAGTGCGTCTCAAAGCTTTGGTCATCCCTCATCAGTTCACCATGAGACAGTTTCCTCACTGTCCCAACCCGACAATGCCCTCATCTTTTCATGTGTTTGCAGGATGTCAATGACCAACATAGCTCTGTAACGCTATCATTGGTTCCAGACGCTAACAGTGATactccctcttcttcttcctttgtaGTTGACCTCACCATCCCACGGATGAGAGGCGGCTACATCTGCCAAAATCTACGCGGCTTGATCATGTGCTACGACAACCTATGGAAAACGCCGCTTATCTTTAACCCTGCCATCAGACAGCTTGTCACTTTACCTCCTGCCTTCAAATCCAGTACCATTGGCACCATCTCCTACTATTTCGGACACGACCCTGTTACAAATCGGTAAAAAGCAGTTGGTGTCCTTTTGACCGATACGCAAGAGGTAAGGTCCCGTCATCGGGTCTTTGTCCTCAAACCTGGAAGACGAGGAGAAGGTTCCTGGGGAAAGGCGAATCCACTTCCTCCTCGGGACTTTATTCCTCATACTGCGGCCAGAGGAGGCGTGTGTATCGACGGGGTTATATATTACTTGGGTTGGACTGCTGCTGATGAGTGTATGCTTGTGAGTTTCCGTATTAGATCCCATAAGTTCAAGATGATCCAAGTACCTCTTGCGGAGGACCTGCCTCCTCCTCCAAAGATGAAGAATGTGTGTCTTGTAGAGTATAGTGGCAAAGCAACTGTTGTTGACCAGACCAATCTTAGAGACAAGGGTATGCTTGATTTATGGGCATTGGAAGATGCCGCAAACAAAAAATGGTCGAGTAAGAGACTGGTCTTGAAGCCTTGTCAGCTAGATTTTGTCACAAACGTTGAATTCGTTGTCAGAGGTACAAGTCGAAGTGGCAAGGTTTTCTTGATACCGACAGATTTGGTTTCTCCCTTTCAAATTCTCTGTTATGATCTGCAAAGCAACCATATGAGAAAGATCGATATCAAAGGTGTACCGGACCACTGGTTTAGTAAAGACAAATCAACCGTTGAAGTGATGTTGATCGATCACAGTGAAACTCTCATATCCTTTGccccaaattttagcaaaaaaaaaaaaaaaaaaactctcatgtcCTTGATGAATATATGAGAGTTTTTTCTACCTCTGATTCATAATTAAAAGGACAGTTCAaatgttggttttatattatatgatatgtTAAAAGATTGATTTGCATAATATAAGACAAGACATGCCTAATAAAGATTATCTTTCTTTGCAACAGTCTGTTTGTGAGATCATAAACTCCTCTATAGATATGTATGTAGAGCACAGGGAACTTTTCTATGTGCTTCCTAGAGATGATGTAATGAAAATAAAGGATTCAGGAATGAGGAAGGAGACATGTGACTACTAGATGAGGCAGGTGATAAGGAATTTGGTGTATTACTTGCAAATGAAGAAACCTAAAAGCTAGAATCTATAAGTGAACTTTTTTTAAAGCTATCTACAAGCTGCTATATACATACACAAAGTTCATTCCTGATACGAATTCTTAGTTTCATGACATCATCTATAGGAAGCTATAAACACTTGTACTTTTTGACACTAAAGGTTAAAGAGTACACAGAATTGTTAACAGTCCAGTGAACtgtgtttcttctttttaaatataaaaagggCAGAGTCTAGTGTTAAAAGGGTACAAATGTTTATGTATTGATTCTCTCTGAGACTAGTACTTTCACTAGTGTATTGTGCTGCAGCATGCAAGATGAATACAATATTTTCTTAGAGAACTTTTAACAATAATATTGTTGTTGTAGATTGATGACAAGTACAACTAactgtttttttggtaaaatgttacgCTTACCATTTTCTGAAAAGAGATACACTGATGTTGTTGAACAACTTATTACAAAGgggaaacagaggaagaaagaaaataaacaacagaattttttttttttgatcaaacaacaattttataaatcattagcCTCCATAGCTGGAGAGATTGTTTACATTAGGCAATAACAAAGCCAAACTGGCTAAAACATCTGCTGCTACCATAGCAAAACAGAGCAATGAGATATAACACCATAGGATAGGAGCAACAATAACACATAAACAACACATAATGTCGCTGAGCAGTCCTCGAAACTCAACGCCAATCATGCTGAGAAGTGAAATGAAGCTTTGGGAATTAGAGAGCACAAGTACTGAAAAGAGATACACTGATGTTGTTGAACAACTTATTACAAAGGGgaaagagatgaagaaagaaaataaacaacAGAAATTAAAAAGCGGAAATAAGTACAACAaagttttatatgataatatGGTTTCTTAATGCAAAATTTTCATATCAAAACCATATCTAACCAGATTAGCGGTAAGGTGGGACGGATATTTTTCCTCTGAACTGAACCTTGCCATCAGACATCTCATGAGTCTGTCTTTAATGGGCTTGATTAAGCCTTAGGTTCAGTTGAAGACTCAGTAGCCTCTGGCATATCGACTTGTTAAACTTCAACAAAACCTATATAAAACAAATCAGACATAAGCAAACAGCAAAAGAAGGAATGTAACGACTCTGTTCACATAAGAAACAAATCAGAGATAAACAACTATATGAAGTCGCCAAGtttgaatattatataaaaaaactaagCCCATGAATCTTGTTATTGAGCCAAGAGGCCCATTAGTAGCGAATGACGTTATGAAATTTCGAAAATTTTGGTTAAAGCCTTCTATGGAATACTTGAACTGTTTTGCGTGTCGATTATTTTATTCTTTGGCCGCATCTTTTATGGAACGAACAAGGGAGATTCCCTCACAGATTCGAattggaagaggaagaaggcCGATTCTGGTGATAGTTATCAATAATGTAAGTCTTTGCTGCTCGAACTCGTTTTGCGTGTCGATTATTTTCTTGGTCTGATTCTCACgtgctttctttctttcttcatccatttgaattttaattttgaagaCCCCCTCTGAAACTACTGTTAATCTACGCATATAATGTTAAATTTTTGACATCTCATAGGaggaagttttttttgtttactcttTGATATGTCTCTGATTTTGCCGACTACTACTACTACATCTAGGATCACTTATATAGGACTTGATTGACAGATAAACTCCATGAATTTGCTTGGTTCTGTGAAATTTAACGGAGGATTAATTCCTGTAGATTTGCTCCTGTGATGAAATGTTcctaccatatatatatatatgagagatTTGCTTTAGCTTGGCCTATTTTTAGAATAAGCCCTTCATCAAATACTACACTAGTAGTATCTCTTTGCATCATATCCCCTGACCTGCACTTGCTACTCAGAATCATGAACCAACTTGTAGTAATTGCTGCAACATTATTTCAAAAAAGGGCATAAAACTGATAACAGATAGTAGGTCAAGGATTTTCTTATTAGCTCTATAACTTGGCCTAAGTTTAGAATAAGCCTTTCATTAATAGTATCTCTTTGCCTCATATCTCCTACAATTCCTACTCAGAATCAAAGCTGCAACATGATTTCAAATCTGATAAAAAAACGAAgtaatatagtttttataacGTCAACGATTCAAACTTGAAGTTTTCATTCAATCAAATCATGAATTTACATTGCTGCTGTTTTTTAACCCTTTTGCAAGGACAAATATTTGTTGGAGGTTTTGAGTAAAAACCCCCACCAACAACAATCCAATCGCATACTGTACTTTGTAATCTGTACATAAAAGACCAACAAATCCTTCTGCACCCAAAAAGCAAACAGAGTCCATAAATAAATGTTCTTGTAATAACAAATACCACATTCTAAAACCCTTTCCATGTACTGAGGACTTCGTGGAAGACTTCAGATATCAAATCTCTGTCTGCGCACTGCATGAATATGTTGAACTCCTCCCGGATCTCAAATATCTTCCCAAACTTCACAAGATACCTCATGCAGCTTGCCTTCAGTTCAGGCAACTGGTAGAGATAAGCGTTCTGCAGCCTCTCGAGCACATTCTTCGCGTCTATATCCTCCACAAGACTCAGGTGGCACGCGTCTTTCAGATCAGCAATGTCATACTTATCAGCTGCTTGGAGAAGCGCCAACCTGTGCGTTAGAAAGTCTTCGCTCTGGATGTTTCCGTAGATGTAACCGAGGAACGCTCGGCAAGCATCGAGAGGCATGTCCGGTATGTTTATGGCTGACAGTTCTTTCTCTTTCAGGTCATGTAGAAACATGCTGCGGAAAACAGGTGAACGGGCTGCGAGGACAGCTCGGTGTGCTCCGATGCTTCCACCAGAGGCATTGATCGTTACGTCTGTGTAGATGCTTTCTGTCAACATACGTCCAAGGGATGTAACCGCTGTAACTTCTGATTGGTTCTGCGTTGAACCGTCTGCCCAAATCGAGTAGAACTCTCCACTCTGCCAAGTCATCAGGTGAAATATCaatttcaagaagaagaaagaaacaaaggTTCTGTCAAATTTGTAAGTAAAAAAGTGATGAGAGACACAAACTTACATCTTGAGACAGAACTTTGAGGTCAAGAAACTCGACGTCGATGATGATTTTTCCAGTTAAGGGAACTTCAATGGTCCAGAGGAAATCTTCGTTAGTCTTGATCTTCTTATCTATTACTTCTGCATTCGAGTAAACagtacttttttttaattctgaTTATTTTGTGATTGTAACAGAAACAAAGCAAGATGTTCTTGTCTCTTACCTGGATGAGAAAAAGCTTTCCTCTCACCAGAAGAAGAGACAACACGAAGAACAAAGGAAGCAACAGGTGGGTTTTCTCTGGAGAGGTTGGATACTTCTGGATACAACTTAACATTTAATAGCATCTTGCTTTTCTCTACAGACAAATGCCTTCAAATCAATAATAACCCACCATTAGTGTCAAAATCAATTTGATTATTATCATCAACTACTACAAAAAGGTGTGtccactttcttttttttcattcatgatCATCATCATGTCGGATCATTTATTGGTCAGgtgaaatgaaaagaaaggagagagagagtaccAGTTCCAAAGACCCATCTTGAAAGGATCGGACTTGCGGTAAGTGGAGGAAGAGAGGTTGAGGATACGCCATTGGGCGAGCCTGGAGGTGGTGTCTACTCTGTAAGCTGAATCAGTCATCCTAGAGAAAGCCAGAGCTGCAGAGATTTCATGGATGCAATCCAACAAACCCTCCAGCAGATTCTCCCCTGACTTTCCCAGGtttgctctgtttttcttcttctcctcttcttcttcttaccatataaaatagtaatatgTATAAGCAGGTGCAGAGAGAATCAAGGAGAGAAGGGGGTTCAGGGAGATGAATTGTTTAATGGATTGGAGGAATCATTAGCGTTTCTTGGATTGGTAATTCTTCTGGGGAAGCAAAGTCTGTGCTTTGCTTTTACGTCATTTGAAAGAGAGAGACATGGGGAAAGAGTAAAGTGTGTTTGGTTCTTTGTGTTCCTTACACTTGGCTTTATTTCTCACACTGGCCCCAGTCTTATGGGGCGTGTGTCTCTTTTATTGGACTGTCTTTAAGTCCTCTCTTCCAACTAATTTTTAGACTTTAGGTTTATTGACAATTCAAGATTTATTGGCTTGgatatggtttatggtttatgtttTATCCTTTAAGGATTATAAATTGATCTCATGTTATgcatagtaattttttttgtgtagaATAATGGCCTGATAGTGATTGTTTACTATAGTCTACATAGGAAGATCATGATTAAAGTATCAATGTGTATACAAAACTAATCCAATAGACTGTGAGGATAACAATGGAGTGCGATGGAAGCAATTGTAATATTTGTGTGCTTCCAAGGTAGGCAAATCTACTTTACAATTAGTTTACAGATATATAGTTATGCATAAGTGataaattaagattatatattagattaatGTAAAGGGTTCTTTTCAGCAATTACATAGGTTTGCGTGCATTTTCTGTCAACTTGGTTCCTTTTGCCCATTCCTTCGCAAGTTACAACTTCGTCGGATCCTTCAACTTGATTTTTCCCATACATTTCACATATTCAGAATAATGGTGATATCAAATATGCatatcaatattattatattagtatTGTCCACGGCCATCACAAAACATGATTATGGGCTCAGTAAAATTCAGGTTCTTATCTAAACCATTAACCATTAGTTAATCATGTTTAGatgttttgaaaaagaaaataaagtagaAGAACGTCTCTAATTGCATATTCTTGAATACCAGAGTATGATTAGTATAATCAAGTTGATTgataaaaatatagtattattgatagatatttataaaagagAGTAAGATTCTATCATTGTTAAGAGGAAAGGCAACAAAATGGTGGGGTCTTAGTGGAATCTTGAATTCCATTACTAGAGTCTAGAGTGCAAGTTTTCTCTTATGATCTCATCTTTGATGTGCATATTATTTGAATTACTTCACatctatgtatatattataacattcaaatataaaataaacttataaCAATGTGGATTACTTTTTGAGTGTTGAAtagcaaagaaaacaaaagtattTGGAAAAGATATAACTAAACCTTATGACAAGTGTGAATAAATAAATGGTCCAAGTGGAAAAGAAAGGTATCTGCGTTTTGTCATTTTCTGAGACGTTGAATCTAGAATCTGTACATCACCCCATCTCACAAGCAAACTCTAGAAATCATATGTTCAAATTGATCATGACCGTACATGTCAGAAAAATATCAGACTTAATCATGAGTCTTGATTATTATATCCCAACCTTGACTGATGATTCTAGTTcaccttagtttttttttcttttagagaCAGGAATATTGagttgatatatataaataaaatactaattacATTCGTTACGTTATGAATAGGGTAAGATCAACATGAGTTGGAGTTTGGTGTAACAATTTGACTAGAAAAATTGCATGATGGGTCGAGTAGATCTCCACATTGATTTCATTATTTACTGGATCTCAACTACCCACCATTGCTTTGCTTTTACGCATTTTTCTACATCGCCTAATCATAATGACTTTGaatacattttttaatattcaagGCAGGAGGATTTCATCTAAATAAAACGGATTGATTCAGTTTCATCCTAACTAAACCAAATACATAGACAGAAACTGAATATatgtatttgaaaaatattaataaatatggTTAAAACTAGGGGtggacaaaatatccgtaaaattTGATCtcgattcgttattcgtttTGATTCGATCCAAAAATCTGGATTATGTAATTTTAcgatactaaaattcaatatccgtcaaacATGGAGAAAATCACGAATACTCATATGTTTAAAAACGGATATCCAATATAATCcgtaatatacatatatacatgtatatataaaaaatatatataattttatatctctatataagtTTTTCGTATTTTAATCCACTAAAAGTATTTATATCTCTATACATGTAAAAGTATgcagtttttaaataatttaaataaaatattattattttctattaaaattttccttttttaatattttcgaaaaatggTTCGGATCGAATCGGGATATtcgataaaatatattaatttttagatattcataatatatactgatcaaattgaattaaaaaatcaattatcCACACAAGACGAAGCGGATTACAGATAACCTTAAATTTCGGATATCCGCTAGATGGCAACCCCTAATTAAAACAATCCAAATGGAAACTGTTTGGTTTATTTTGAGAACCGTATAAACCAACATTGTGAACCCAATTATATTTTTCAGAATCTGGGCCCAATGGATTGTGTTCATTGGGTTGGATTTTGATATTGTAAGTTTGTAACATGTCCAAAAATGTATTTCACAGTTGAAAATTAACACTGTATTTAATCATGAAACTGTAGAGAGAATATCCTTTTATGGTTTTATTTCATACGATGAATTTCATATTAACCAATACAACAAAATATTGACAAAACGAGCAAGAAAGTATTATACAATAATATTCAAATGTTGGGAGTTAAATCTCAggttaatattttgttaatcacCAAAGCGTTTTTGCATGGTTTGAGaaaatttttgtttctctgAGAAAGTTCTACATCGTTCCCTGCGCGTGATTCCAAATCATTACTACATGATTCAATGGCACTGATTGC from the Raphanus sativus cultivar WK10039 unplaced genomic scaffold, ASM80110v3 Scaffold1212, whole genome shotgun sequence genome contains:
- the LOC108820469 gene encoding uncharacterized protein LOC108820469; this encodes MQNRRSLRLNPPRDDSVNSSSPPVSTPPSHSRVSRKNSRKRPRRNSQSRSRSQATVPEIESLSEGNESDQVSEPSETETEIIDQEEDQDPAEVAQETFEEIELIPLNERYEASRATFLARAQETPALIQSSIRPISARFITTAAAQRFEALLLRKFLPQQSLDVTDENLANVRLVVAEAGLIYTVFDSMAFQPTVVREFIANLPDAEPRDDGVAVYVRGSMVVFSPSLLNAMFCIPGFEEDPSWREENIDRVCVFLTQGRVKRREDMSSKWLTATNQVLYKPVCSNWIPTTSYTAMNSERLRFLYMMYVSRGFDIGKLVYDQVVSMADNTEADKKRRIIFPNLIQQVLLYQRNIPPDKQDVDETGFQKHVVKDIKAGLGSGSVSRAPNLEEDIEELITDLKALRMRLRRGEYEGDGCRTSLIFIFDGFCVSSDVIIRPSMEVSWFYASKDSKVTGFVYTNLVAEVATFR
- the LOC108822296 gene encoding BTB/POZ domain-containing protein At1g55760, whose amino-acid sequence is MTDSAYRVDTTSRLAQWRILNLSSSTYRKSDPFKMGLWNWHLSVEKSKMLLNVKLYPEVSNLSRENPPVASFVLRVVSSSGERKAFSHPEVIDKKIKTNEDFLWTIEVPLTGKIIIDVEFLDLKVLSQDSGEFYSIWADGSTQNQSEVTAVTSLGRMLTESIYTDVTINASGGSIGAHRAVLAARSPVFRSMFLHDLKEKELSAINIPDMPLDACRAFLGYIYGNIQSEDFLTHRLALLQAADKYDIADLKDACHLSLVEDIDAKNVLERLQNAYLYQLPELKASCMRYLVKFGKIFEIREEFNIFMQCADRDLISEVFHEVLSTWKGF